A single region of the Serinus canaria isolate serCan28SL12 chromosome 1, serCan2020, whole genome shotgun sequence genome encodes:
- the LOC115484832 gene encoding skin secretory protein xP2-like: MPRGRRRSRRRRRAGVAAPLTLGTALAGRREEGRSRSPRDRAGIAETRWVLGAVAPGSRLGLPGLEALAAAAGPRGGSPPWAAPSLLQVPAAAQPAPRRDGSDLPAGAPAALAVLRLQPGAEGSARAAAAAAGAAPRLRTVYVNPRWLERQAALGAAAAAAAAASPCAEAAAASGAAGAPAPAPAPAPAPAPAPTPAPAAAAGQGEAEAAATPYVGLRRPLGYKLAKATKERIWRGEFIDLFSLLHTELAPEHGPRPGDTLDQWVSAFLVYASVLCEKHPARCGAMFKYLDTIRKLHATYGGTSWMNYDEDFRRRAAKNPSLPWGDVDLDLWMKWMAPLKSLVPRRLRTESETQASPAQPPPPGQSPKQEEKSQTP, from the exons ATGCCACGTGGGAGGCGGCGGAGCCGCCGTCGCCGCCGGGCCGGAGTCGCGGCCCCGCTAACGCTGGGGACGGCGCTCGCCGGCCGCCGCGAGGAGGGGAGGTCGCGGAGCCCCCGGGACCGCGCCGGGATCGCCGAGACCCGATGGGTGCTCGGCGCGGTGGCGCCCGGCTCGCGGCTCGGCCTCCCGGGCCTAGAAGcgctggcggcggcggccgggcctAGGGGCGGCTCCCCGCCCTGGGCGGCTCCCTCGCTGCTGCAGGTGCCGGCGGCGGCCCAGCCGGCCCCGCGGCGGGACGGCAGCGACCTGCCCGCCGGCGCGCCCGCCGCCCTGGCCGTGCTGCGGCTTCAGCCCGGCGCCGAGGGCTCGGCgcgggcggcagcggcggcggccggggccgCGCCGCGCCTGCGGACCGTCTACGTGAACCCGCGCTGGCTGGAGCGCCAGGCCGCGCtgggggcggcggcggcagcggcggcggccgccAGCCCCTGCGCCGAGGCGGCAGCGGCGAGCGGCGCGGCCGGGGccccggctccggctccggctccggccccggccccggccccggctccgACTCCAgctccggcggcggcggcggggcagggcgAGGCCGAGGCGGCGGCTACCCCCTACGTGGGGCTGCGGCGGCCGCTGGGCTACAAGTTGGCCAAGGCCACCAAGGAGCGGATCTGGCGGGGGGAGTTCATTGACCTCTTTTCCTTGCTCCACACAGAGCTGGCCCCCGAGCACGGCCCGCGCCCGGGGGACACGCTGGACCAGTGGGTCTCGGCCTTCCTGGTGTACGCCAGCGTGCTGTGCGAGAAGCACCCTGCGCGCTGCGGAGCCATGTTCAAGTACCTGGACACCATCCGCAAGCTGCACGCCACCTACGGGGGCACTTCCTGGATGAACTACGATGAGGACTTCCGGCGGCGGGCGGCCAAGAACCCCTCGCTGCCCTGGGGCGACGTCGACTTGGACCTGTGGATGAAGTGGATGGCGCCCCTCAAGTCGCTTGTCCCCAGACGCCTGCGTACTGAGAGCGAGACACAGGCCTCTCCGGCCCAGCCGCCACCGCCGGGCCAGAGCCccaagcaggaggagaaaagccaG actcCATGA